One genomic region from Bartonella australis AUST/NH1 encodes:
- a CDS encoding NifU family protein — protein sequence MFIQTETTPNPATLKFLPGRVVLSEGVLEFRDREEAAESSPLAVKLFNIPNVSGVFFGHDFITVTKNNGEWQHLKPAILGTIMEHFLSGDPVITTNATTQAQTHALNEEFYNEKDADIVATIKELLETRVRPAVANDGGDITFRGFENGIVYLNMRGACSGCPSSTATLKYGIENLLRHFIPDVVGVEAMPQ from the coding sequence ATGTTTATTCAAACTGAAACAACACCAAACCCTGCAACGCTCAAATTTCTACCGGGCCGTGTGGTTCTTTCTGAAGGCGTACTGGAATTTCGTGACCGCGAGGAAGCCGCTGAAAGTTCGCCTTTGGCCGTAAAGCTCTTTAATATCCCAAATGTCAGTGGTGTTTTTTTTGGCCACGATTTCATTACTGTGACCAAAAATAACGGTGAATGGCAACATCTTAAACCAGCAATTTTGGGGACAATTATGGAGCATTTTCTTTCTGGCGACCCTGTTATCACTACAAACGCGACGACACAAGCACAAACCCACGCGCTTAACGAAGAATTTTATAATGAAAAAGATGCTGATATTGTCGCAACAATCAAAGAACTTCTCGAAACGCGCGTGCGCCCAGCTGTTGCCAATGACGGTGGAGATATTACCTTCCGTGGCTTCGAGAATGGCATTGTTTACCTCAATATGCGAGGCGCTTGCTCTGGCTGCCCATCTTCAACAGCTACACTGAAATATGGCATTGAAAATCTTCTACGGCATTTTATTCCGGATGTTGTAGGTGTTGAAGCTATGCCGCAATAA
- a CDS encoding tetratricopeptide repeat protein: MVSACRKTGSGKRSICFGAMYDYGQGAAQDYPEAVKWYQLAAQQGHALAQHNLGIIHRDGLGAAQNYEAAYMWSIVSLSQQQNFRTLRLRDHVASQLSQKQIARAQKATQLCINSDYKNC; encoded by the coding sequence GTGGTATCAGCTTGCCGCAAAACAGGGTCAGGCAAACGCTCAATCTGCTTTGGGGCGATGTATGATTACGGCCAAGGTGCAGCACAGGATTATCCTGAGGCCGTCAAATGGTATCAGCTTGCTGCCCAACAAGGTCATGCGTTAGCACAACATAATTTAGGCATAATACATCGTGACGGTCTGGGCGCCGCACAAAATTATGAAGCAGCCTATATGTGGAGTATAGTAAGCCTGTCTCAGCAACAGAATTTCCGCACTTTAAGATTGAGAGATCATGTTGCCTCACAACTTTCGCAAAAACAAATTGCTCGTGCCCAAAAGGCCACGCAATTATGCATAAATTCTGATT